A single region of the Gorilla gorilla gorilla isolate KB3781 chromosome 1, NHGRI_mGorGor1-v2.1_pri, whole genome shotgun sequence genome encodes:
- the LOC101131530 gene encoding olfactory receptor 2L5, whose product MENYNQTSTDFILLGLFPPSKIGLFLFILIVLIFLMAVIGNLSMILLIFLDTHLHTPMYFLLSQLSLIDLNYISTIVPKMASDFLYGNKSISFIGCGIQSFFFMTFAGAEALLLTSMAYDRYVVICFPLHYPIRMSKRMCVLMITGSWMIGSINSCAHTVYAFRIPYCKSRAINHFFCDVPTMLTLACTDTWVYENTVFLSSTIFLVFPFTGIACSYGRILLAVYRMRSAEGRKKAYSTCSTHLTVVTFYYAPFAYTYLCPRSLRSLTEDKVLAVFYTILTPMLNPIIYSLRNKEVMGALTRVIQNIFSVKM is encoded by the coding sequence ATGGAAAATTACAATCAAACGTCAACTGATTTCATCTTACTGGGGCTGTTCCCACCATCAAAAATTGGCCTTTTCCTCTTCATTCTCATTGTTCTCATTTTCCTAATGGCTGTAATTGGAAACTTATCCATGATTCTTCTCATCTTCTTGGACACCCATCTCCACACACCCATGTATTTCCTGCTTAGTCAGCTCTCCCTCATTGACCTAAATTACATCTCCACCATTGTTCCTAAGATGGCTTCTGATTTTCTGTATGGAAACAAGTCTATCTCCTTCATTGGGTGTGGGATTCAGAGTTTCTTCTTCATGACTTTTGCAGGTGCAGAAGCGCTGCTCCTGACATCAATGGCCTATGATCGTTATGTGGTCATTTGCTTTCCTCTCCACTATCCCATCCGTATGAGCAAAAGAATGTGTGTGCTGATGATAACAGGATCTTGGATGATAGGCTCCATCAACTCTTGTGCTCACACGGTATATGCATTCCGTATCCCATATTGCAAGTCCAGAGCCATCAATCATTTTTTCTGTGATGTTCCAACTATGTTGACATTAGCCTGTACAGACACTTGGGTCTATGAGAACACAGTGTTTTTGAGCAGCACCATATTTCTTGTGTTTCCCTTCACTGGCATTGCGTGTTCCTATGGCCGGATTCTCCTTGCTGTCTACCGCATGCGCTCTGCAGAAGGGAGGAAAAAGGCCTATTCGACCTGCAGCACCCACCTCACTGTAGTAACTTTCTACTATGCACCCTTTGCTTATACCTATCTATGTCCAAGATCCCTGCGATCTCTGACAGAGGACAAGGTTCTGGCTGTTTTCTACACCATCCTCACCCCAATGCTCAACCCCATCATCTACAGCCTGAGAAACAAGGAGGTGATGGGGGCCCTGACACGAGTGATTCAGAATATCTTctcggtgaaaatgtag
- the LOC101132985 gene encoding olfactory receptor 2L8-like — translation MENYNQTSTDFILLGLFPPSRIGLFLFILIVFIFLMAVIGNLSMILLIFLDTHLHTPMYFLLSQLSLIDLNYISTIVPKMASDFLHGNKSISFTGCGIQSFFFTTLAVVEALLLTSMAYDRCIAICFPLHYLIRMSKRVCVLMIIASWIIGSINACAHTVYVLHIPYCPSRVINHFFCDVPAMVTLACTDTWVYEGTVFLSATIFLVFPFIGISCSYGRVLLAVYHMKSAEGKKKAYLTCSTHLTVVTFYYAPFVYTYLRPRSLRSPTEDKVLAVFYTILTPMLNPIIYSLRNKEVMGALTRVSQRIFSVKM, via the coding sequence ATGGAAAATTACAATCAAACATCAACTGATTTCATCTTATTGGGGCTGTTCCCACCATCAAGAATTGGCCTTTtcctcttcatcctcattgttttcattttcctgatggcTGTAATTGGAAACCTATCCATGATTCTTCTCATCTTCTTGGACACCCACCTCCACACACCCATGTATTTCCTACTTAGTCAGCTCTCCCTCATTGACCTAAATTACATCTCCACCATTGTTCCTAAGATGGCATCTGATTTTCTGCATGGAAACAAGTCTATCTCCTTCACTGGGTGTGGGATTCAGAGTTTCTTCTTCACGACTTTAGCCGTTGTAGAAGCGCTACTCCTGACATCAATGGCCTATGATCGTTGCATTGCTATTTGCTTTCCTCTCCACTATCTCATCCGCATGAGCAAAAGAGTGTGTGTGCTGATGATAATAGCATCTTGGATCATAGGCTCGATCAATGCTTGTGCTCACACTGTATATGTACTCCATATTCCTTATTGCCCATCTAGGGTTATCAATCATTTCTTCTGTGATGTCCCAGCAATGGTGACTCTGGCCTGCACAGACACCTGGGTCTATGAGGGCACAGTGTTTTTGAGTGCCACCATCTTTCTCGTGTTTCCCTTCATTGGTATTTCATGTTCCTATGGCCGGGTTCTCCTTGCTGTCTACCACATGAAATCTGCAGAAGGGAAGAAGAAGGCCTACCTGACCTGCAGCACCCACCTTACTGTAGTAACTTTCTACTATGCACCTTTTGTCTACACTTATCTACGTCCAAGATCCCTGCGATCTCCAACAGAGGACAAGGTTCTGGCTGTCTTCTACACCATCCTCACCCCAATGCTCAACCCCATCATCTATAGCCTGAGAAACAAGGAGGTGATGGGGGCCCTGACACGAGTGAGTCAGAGAATCTTCTCTGTGAAAATGTAG